A window of Pedobacter lusitanus contains these coding sequences:
- a CDS encoding glycosyltransferase family 4 protein: MKIAVLSPVAWRTPPRHYGPWEQMASNLTEGLHQAGIDVTLFATSDSVTAAQLRSVVKTGYEEDRSQDAKVLECLHISNLMEQADDFDLIHNHFDFLPLSYSGLIKIPVLTTIHGFSSEKIVRVYQQYNRHNHYVSISNANRHPSLNYLATVYNGLDTKAFQFNATPDDYLLFFGRIHPDKGTAEAIQIALKSRKRLLIAGIIQDEHYYKEAVAPFLSEDIVFLGPAGPEQRNQLLKGASALLHPINFAEPFGLSVAEALLCGTPVIAFNRGSMPELIEHEQTGFLVENTDEAVAAVARIVHIDRLTCHNQAKQRFSREKMVSDYMDLYKRIL; the protein is encoded by the coding sequence ATGAAGATCGCAGTTTTATCGCCTGTGGCATGGAGAACTCCTCCGCGTCATTATGGTCCATGGGAACAAATGGCTTCTAATTTAACTGAAGGTCTGCATCAGGCCGGAATAGACGTAACTTTATTTGCAACCAGCGATTCAGTTACAGCTGCTCAACTGCGCAGCGTAGTTAAAACCGGTTATGAGGAAGACCGGAGTCAGGATGCAAAAGTCCTCGAATGTCTCCACATCAGCAATCTGATGGAACAGGCGGATGACTTTGACCTGATTCATAATCATTTTGATTTCCTGCCGCTCAGTTATTCGGGATTAATTAAAATTCCGGTATTGACTACTATACATGGATTCTCTTCTGAAAAGATTGTCCGGGTCTATCAGCAATATAACCGGCATAATCATTATGTTTCGATTAGTAACGCAAACCGTCATCCTTCACTGAATTATCTGGCGACGGTCTATAATGGTCTGGATACGAAAGCTTTTCAGTTTAATGCTACGCCTGATGATTACCTGCTGTTTTTTGGAAGAATTCATCCGGATAAAGGAACTGCAGAAGCGATACAAATTGCACTAAAGAGTAGAAAAAGGCTGTTAATAGCAGGAATTATTCAGGATGAACATTACTATAAGGAAGCTGTGGCTCCGTTTTTAAGTGAAGATATCGTTTTCCTGGGCCCTGCCGGGCCTGAGCAGCGCAATCAACTGTTAAAAGGAGCGTCCGCCCTGCTTCATCCCATCAATTTCGCAGAGCCCTTTGGACTGAGTGTGGCAGAGGCATTATTATGCGGCACACCAGTAATTGCATTTAACAGGGGATCAATGCCGGAACTGATTGAACATGAACAGACAGGTTTTCTGGTAGAAAATACAGATGAGGCAGTTGCTGCAGTTGCCCGGATAGTTCACATTGACCGGTTAACCTGCCATAATCAGGCTAAACAAAGGTTCTCCAGAGAAAAAATGGTAAGTGATTATATGGATCTCTATAAACGGATTTTATAA
- a CDS encoding glycoside hydrolase family 130 protein translates to MRLLVERKPIKVYPDPKRVIARFFFNGEERAKEVIKRVLALSHDDVFGLISPILQEYSKRHRNITKILARHCKKIKYCIEEMEIDYESLSKYQRLLLGSYFTHEYSIESAAFFNPSVVEDPDQSELVEGEKRLIISFRAVGEGHISSVVFRRALIDRNGNITVNPSGNYIDEAEVVRNAVYNKKLFFKRAADAMIDLNILDEVSLKLEEKFDYAVLRRVIIDSKNLQTDDLKKLEYDKVLWLSDTYHEISFSRDTDISDRVIFPISEFERKGIEDARFVRFIRDDGSVIYYATYTAFDGAMILPKLLQTTDFYDFKVSPLHGAGAQNKNLALFPRKINGKYAMISRIDGWNNYLMYSDKLTVWDHPVKLQQPQFPWEFIQIGNCGSPIETEAGWLVVTHGVGPMRRYCLGASLLDLEDPSKEIGRLTEPLVIPNNDEREGYVPNVLYSCGSIIHNGELIIPYGLSDYCSSFASVKIDLLLSKLIESGSQADEPTGHQKS, encoded by the coding sequence ATGAGACTATTAGTAGAACGCAAACCGATAAAAGTTTATCCTGACCCAAAACGGGTTATTGCCAGATTCTTTTTTAACGGAGAGGAGAGAGCTAAAGAGGTTATTAAAAGAGTTTTAGCTTTATCCCATGATGATGTTTTTGGTCTGATCTCTCCAATTTTGCAGGAATATTCAAAGAGACACAGGAACATTACCAAAATTCTGGCACGTCACTGTAAAAAGATCAAATACTGTATTGAGGAGATGGAAATAGATTATGAATCTCTGAGTAAATATCAGCGTCTTTTACTGGGGTCCTATTTTACACATGAATATTCTATAGAATCAGCTGCTTTTTTTAACCCTTCAGTAGTTGAAGACCCCGATCAGTCTGAACTGGTAGAAGGAGAAAAGAGGTTAATCATTAGTTTCAGGGCAGTGGGCGAGGGACATATTTCTTCTGTGGTTTTCAGAAGAGCTTTAATTGACCGCAATGGAAATATTACTGTTAATCCCTCAGGAAACTATATCGATGAAGCAGAGGTAGTCCGTAATGCCGTATATAATAAAAAGCTGTTTTTTAAAAGAGCAGCTGATGCGATGATAGATCTGAATATACTGGATGAAGTAAGTTTGAAACTGGAAGAGAAATTTGACTATGCTGTGCTCAGGAGAGTTATTATAGACTCTAAAAACCTGCAGACAGATGATCTGAAGAAGCTGGAATATGATAAAGTACTCTGGCTTTCGGATACCTACCACGAAATTAGCTTTTCCAGAGATACCGATATCTCAGACCGTGTTATTTTCCCTATTTCAGAATTTGAACGCAAAGGAATTGAGGATGCCCGTTTTGTCCGTTTTATCAGAGACGACGGATCGGTCATCTATTACGCTACCTATACCGCATTTGACGGAGCTATGATTCTCCCTAAACTCTTGCAGACAACAGATTTTTATGACTTTAAAGTAAGTCCGCTTCATGGAGCAGGAGCTCAGAATAAGAATCTGGCATTGTTCCCGCGTAAGATTAACGGGAAATATGCAATGATATCCAGAATTGACGGATGGAATAATTACCTGATGTATTCAGATAAGCTGACCGTATGGGATCATCCGGTTAAGCTGCAGCAGCCGCAGTTCCCCTGGGAATTTATTCAGATAGGTAATTGCGGGTCTCCCATAGAAACAGAAGCAGGCTGGTTAGTGGTTACCCATGGTGTAGGACCGATGCGCAGATACTGTCTGGGTGCAAGTTTACTTGATCTGGAAGATCCCTCCAAAGAAATCGGCAGACTTACCGAACCTTTGGTCATCCCTAATAATGATGAAAGAGAAGGATATGTACCCAATGTATTGTATTCCTGCGGTTCAATAATTCACAACGGTGAGCTGATCATTCCATATGGGTTGTCAGATTACTGCTCATCCTTTGCTTCCGTAAAAATAGATCTGCTGTTAAGCAAACTTATAGAGTCCGGCAGTCAGGCAGATGAGCCAACTGGTCATCAGAAAAGTTAA
- a CDS encoding outer membrane beta-barrel protein → MKKLLLSLIAVSALAFTTQAQTEKGKFMLGGNVEFDSNKPNGASKSNTIFNIVPSVGYFVTDNLAIGTGVGFESSKNHVDALGTVAGFTTKKQAFVVAPFARYYKGITEQFKFFGQLSVPMAFGNTKVGDNDGNNYAKTSKYNNIGVALSPGFAFFPSKKFGIEFSVKGISYNDNTLKNNNGDKIGGNKDFNIGANFFAPKLGVQFYL, encoded by the coding sequence ATGAAAAAATTATTATTATCATTAATCGCAGTTTCTGCATTAGCATTCACAACTCAGGCACAAACTGAAAAAGGTAAATTCATGTTAGGTGGTAACGTTGAGTTTGATTCAAATAAACCAAATGGCGCAAGCAAATCAAACACTATCTTCAATATCGTTCCAAGTGTAGGTTATTTCGTAACTGATAACTTAGCAATCGGTACTGGTGTTGGTTTTGAGTCTTCTAAAAACCATGTTGATGCTTTAGGTACAGTTGCAGGTTTCACAACTAAAAAACAAGCTTTTGTAGTTGCTCCATTTGCACGTTACTACAAAGGTATCACTGAGCAATTCAAATTCTTTGGACAATTATCAGTTCCAATGGCATTTGGTAACACTAAAGTTGGTGACAATGATGGAAACAACTATGCAAAAACAAGTAAATACAACAACATCGGTGTTGCTTTATCTCCAGGTTTTGCATTCTTCCCAAGCAAAAAATTCGGTATCGAATTCTCTGTTAAAGGTATCAGCTACAACGATAACACTTTGAAAAACAACAACGGTGATAAAATCGGTGGCAACAAAGATTTCAACATTGGTGCAAACTTCTTCGCTCCAAAATTAGGTGTTCAGTTCTACTTATAA
- a CDS encoding polysaccharide deacetylase family protein codes for MKQYILTMTAAALLLSAGCQSKSQNKKEDVKDSAAVATASTGPATPNKAVDISKIKVADAKTILARKQVPVLCYHQIRDWRPKDSKAAKDYITPIDVFKGHMKMLADSGYHTILLDQLYDYLNNGTALPSKPILLTFDDTDLDQYTIAEPTMRKYGFKGAFFVMTVSLGRPNYMSKEQVKDLSDKGNDIGSHTWDHHNVKKYQGKDWEIQIDKPTKTLEAITGRKIQHFAYPFGLWNPEAIPELKKRGFKSAFILATKRDEKDPLFTIRRIIASGYWTPKTLSNSIKNSF; via the coding sequence ATGAAACAGTATATTTTAACCATGACTGCTGCAGCGCTTCTGTTAAGTGCAGGCTGCCAGTCCAAATCTCAAAATAAAAAAGAAGACGTGAAAGACAGTGCTGCTGTAGCAACTGCTTCAACCGGTCCTGCAACTCCAAACAAGGCTGTAGATATTTCAAAAATCAAAGTAGCTGATGCTAAAACAATTCTGGCACGTAAACAGGTCCCTGTATTGTGTTATCACCAGATTCGTGACTGGAGACCTAAAGATTCAAAAGCAGCAAAAGATTACATTACACCAATAGATGTATTTAAAGGACATATGAAAATGCTCGCTGACAGTGGTTACCATACCATTCTGCTTGATCAGTTATATGATTATCTGAACAACGGTACAGCATTACCTTCAAAACCTATCCTGCTTACTTTTGATGATACGGATTTAGATCAGTATACCATTGCTGAGCCGACAATGAGAAAATATGGTTTTAAAGGTGCTTTTTTTGTGATGACTGTTTCTTTGGGCAGGCCAAACTACATGAGCAAAGAACAGGTTAAAGACCTGTCAGACAAAGGAAACGATATTGGTTCACATACCTGGGATCATCATAACGTAAAAAAATATCAGGGTAAAGACTGGGAAATTCAGATTGACAAACCAACTAAAACACTGGAAGCTATTACGGGCAGGAAAATTCAGCACTTTGCTTATCCTTTTGGTTTATGGAATCCTGAAGCTATTCCTGAGCTAAAGAAAAGAGGGTTCAAAAGTGCGTTTATTCTGGCTACCAAAAGGGATGAGAAAGATCCGTTGTTTACCATCAGAAGAATTATCGCCAGTGGTTACTGGACACCAAAAACGTTGAGCAATAGTATTAAAAACAGTTTTTAG
- a CDS encoding GreA/GreB family elongation factor — translation MEGLKAKLYQACMNFILQRINTAETALQQAQEASNDDTKSSAGDKFETTREMMQQDIARNKSLLLDANQNLSLLSALEEVIHSDVVKNGSLVYTSNGIFYISISAGQLKIDNQPVFAISAVSPIGQLLMGKKEGESFSFNQNQYTIKMID, via the coding sequence ATGGAAGGATTAAAAGCTAAATTATATCAGGCCTGTATGAATTTTATTCTGCAAAGGATAAATACAGCTGAAACTGCTTTGCAACAGGCGCAGGAAGCAAGTAACGATGATACTAAAAGCAGTGCGGGTGATAAGTTTGAAACTACCCGTGAGATGATGCAGCAGGATATTGCAAGAAATAAGAGCCTGTTGCTTGATGCCAATCAGAATTTGTCTTTACTCTCTGCCCTGGAAGAAGTTATTCACAGTGATGTGGTTAAAAACGGATCCCTGGTTTATACTTCGAATGGCATATTTTATATCAGTATCAGTGCCGGGCAATTGAAAATAGACAATCAGCCGGTATTTGCTATTTCTGCAGTATCACCGATAGGTCAGCTGCTGATGGGTAAAAAAGAAGGAGAGTCTTTCAGTTTTAACCAAAATCAGTATACGATTAAAATGATCGATTAG